A part of Natator depressus isolate rNatDep1 chromosome 18, rNatDep2.hap1, whole genome shotgun sequence genomic DNA contains:
- the TMEM82 gene encoding transmembrane protein 82, producing the protein MLSFEFLASWLPGLAWGSSLMDSLLQGLIGACAVSVLCSLVKIYLYIQCLNDPDRQKEEETIRSQWSVLDHIHFFLLTLIFTVVGYRVAALVVLEFSLRAVSMLLSLNKGAHSSQLYLLCQYSLGCGISCSLSYLLEGAPHRSCNLTLSLGLAGLITCYVWRLARHVCTMYELHSKERYCGVCIFLLTTWHGIPTLLCNALKITFVVADLAAVALINRDFLTTSEAIRFWTPLTICYTLLVIYMQEEQRHNPSEQMVYQTVFVRMGGLLILLMTVGRWMDIMNIFISLVGEIWCLVRAGIMLDICRAQDFSQRFPEPGSSSRQPQPRPEALGRKSSSVTKSSSGGAGAER; encoded by the exons ATGCTCTCCTTTGAGTTCCTGGCCTCCTGGCTCCCTGGCTTGGCCTGGGGTTCCTCCCTGATGGACTCTCTCTTGCAAG GGCTAATAGGAGCTTGTGCCGTGTCTGTCCTCTGCAGCCTGGTGAAGATTTATCTCTACATCCAGTGTCTGAA TGACCCGGAcaggcagaaggaggaggagaccATCCGCTCCCAGTGGTCCGTACTGGATCACATCCACTTCTTTCTACTGACGTTGATCTTCACGGTGGTTGGGTATCGCGTGGCTGCTTTGGTGGTGCTGGAGTTTTCCCTCAGGGCTGTGTCTATGCTGCTGTCCCTGAATAAG GGGGCGCACAGCAGCCAGTTGTACCTGCTGTGCCAGTACTCCCTGGGGTGCGGCatctcctgcagcctcagctaCCTCCTGGAGGGGGCTCCCCACCGCAGCTGCAACCTGACCCTCAGCTTGGGCCTCGCCGGCCTGATCACCTGCTACGTCTGGAGGCTGGCCCGGCACGTCTGCACCATGTACGAGCTCCACAGCAAGGAGCGCTACTGCGGAGTCTGCATCTTCCTGCTGACCACCTGGCACGGCATCCCCACTCTGCTCTGCAACGCCCTCAAGATCACCTTCGTGGTGGCTGACCTGGCCGCTGTCGCACTGATTAACAGGGATTTCCTCACCACCTCGGAGGCCATACGCTTCTGGACGCCGCTCACCATCTGCTACACCCTGCTGGTCATCTACATGCAAG AGGAGCAGAGGCATAACCCCAGCGAGCAGATGGTCTATCAGACGGTGTTTGTGAGGATGGGAGGCCTCCTCATCCTCCTAATGACAGTGGGCCGGTGGATGGACATCATGAACATCTTCATCTCACTGGTGGGTGAGATCTGGTGCCTGGTTCGGGCAGGGATCATGCTGGACATCTGCCGGGCTCAG GATTTTTCTCAAAGGTTCCCAGAACCCGGTTCCAGTTCCAGGCAGCCCCAGCCTAGGCCTGAGGCCCTTGGCAGAAAATCCAGCTCAGTGACCAAGTCCTCAAGTGGAGGGGCCGGAGCTGAGAGGTGA